A region of the Sarcophilus harrisii chromosome 3, mSarHar1.11, whole genome shotgun sequence genome:
aaaacaattctgaacttccctattattgATGAGGGTATCACCATTCTTCCAGGCACCCAGTTCATAACCTTGAGGTCTCCCTCAATTCCCACCTTTATACCATATATCTAATCCATGACAAAATCCTATTGTTTCCATCTTTAtagtatttttcatattcatttcacTCCACTCTCACACAATCACCACCCTAGTTCAAGACTTCATCACCTCTTCCTTGGACTATTACAATAAACTACTCGGTCTTTCAGTCTCTCCCCATTCTGATCTATCTTCCATTCAGCTACTAAGGTGAGTTTCCTAAAGCACATCTTATGGCACTACTCCCACCCCACACCCAATTCTGTACTTCAATGGCTCCCTTTTACTTCCAGATCAAATAGAAtatcttttgtttggcatttaaagctctttacaacttGACCCCTTCTTAGCTTTCCAGTTTTACTTCTCCATGCAATCTATCATCCAGCCATATTGGCCCAATTGCTGATCTTTGCAAAGGTTATTTACTTCATTTCCTATCTCGATGCCTTTTTGCTGGCTGTTTTTTATACCTTCCTCCTTCTCTGTAGAATCCCAcccttccttcaagactcaactcaattACTGCCTTCTACAGAAGGCCTTTTTTGGTCCTTGAAGCAACTGGCTGAgccttttcctttatcttctctctATTGTGCATTCGTCTTGTATATactgatttttatatatgttattttccctCAATGAAATGCAAGTttcttaaggacagggactgggtttgttttttgtattttttgttttgactatCTCCAAGACTTAGCATGATTCCttgcatataataagcacttaagaaatgcttgttgaaggatgatttcagaaaggcctggagagacttacacgaactgatgctgagtgaaatgagcaggaccaggagatcattatatacttcaacaacaatactatatgatgatcagttctgatggacctggccatcctcagcaacgagatcaaccaaatcatttccaatggagcagtaatgaactgaaccaactatgcccagagaaagaactttgggagataactaaaaaccattacattgaattcccaatccctatatttatgcccacctgcatttttgatttccttcacaagctaacggtacaatatttcagagtctgattctttttatatagcaaaataacgttttggtcatgtatacttattgtgtatctaatttatattttaatgtatttaacatctactggtcatcctgccatctaggggagggggtgggggataagaggtgaaaaattggaacaagaggtttggcaattgttaacgctgtaaagttatccatgcatataacctgtaaataaaaggctattaaatttaaaaaatttaaaaaattaaaaaaaaagaaatgcttgttgattgaataaaAATTAGCACACTATGGTAGAAAATGCTTAATCGACAcaaaactagaagagacctttAGTTATTATTTAATCCTACTACTCAGATTCCATCAATCCCCTAATGTCCTATCCCATCCCACTTCCTGCTGTCTCAAGACCCAATTTCATCAATAGCATTTTTGCTAATTTACTGATAACCACATTAGAATCCCTAAATCAGGAAAATCCTTCACTATACAATATGAAATTTAACAATCCCAATAGCAATATTTTCTGATATCTAACCTTATTCTCTCTTGCTCTTTTAACAACCCGTGTTCAAACAGAGGCTCCCTCCACCATGGCCTTAAAAGCATATAAATCTCCTTCAGATTCCAACTCTCCACGTTAAACAACACTCATTTCCTTCACTCCTGGAGGGCCTACCCTGTATTGTTTCACGTCCTCATCTCGCTTCTGTCTCACAAGCAAGATCTGGTCTTCTAGGTTCCTGTTTTGCAAACGGAGTTGTCTGGCTTCTGCTTGTAGTGGTCTCAAGGTCTCCTTCATCCCTTGAATTTCTGCCTGTGTTTTCTGTAGTGCCTTTGCCCCAGCATCCTTCCTCTCAAGGAGTCGCATCAGTTGGGGTTCATACTCTTCTTCTAGGCCCTGGCGGCTTTCCGCCATGAAACTCTCAAACTCAGCAGAGAGCCTCCGGCTCTCCTGTAGAAAATGGCTATCCCCCTGACCCCGAGGGGCTTCCAGCTGCTGCCGAAAATGCCCTTTCTGTTTCTCACATGTGTCTTTGAGCTGGGTCAGCTCCTCAGACAGCTGGGCAACACGAGCGGTGAGTTCGTCCTGGCAGGCGGCAAACTGGGCGACTTCCTGCTGCCGGCACTCCAGCTGGTACTGGCAAGCTACACATTCTTTTGTCACTTTGAACAGCTTTTGCTTCACCACCCGGATCTCCTCCCTTAGCCCATCACACTCCAGCTCCCCTTGGGCATGGAGCTTGTAAGCAACCAGAATATCCTGGTGGACCTTCTGCACTTCCTGCAGAACCGGCTCTCGAAGCAGCACCAGCTCATGGATGAGACTGTCCCGCTCCTCCTCCAACTGAGCCACAGCTTCAATGCACTGCTGAAAACGGCATTCCAGAAGCTCCAGCTCCTCTGGACTCAGGCTGTCCTCAACCCTGAGATTCTCCTTGGAAGCAAGGTTCTCCTCACAATGGGCTTTCTCCCCTGGTGCATTTGTCTCCTCTGCATTTGGTGTCTCCTCTGCATCAACTCTCTCTACCTCGTGCAGTGTCTCCTCTGGGGTGACTTCTTCCCTCAGATGCAATGTCTCCTCTGGGATGACCATCTCCCTTACATACAGTGTCTCCTCTGGGGTGACTTCTTCCCTCAGATGCAATGTATTCTCTGGGGTGACTGTCTCCTTTACACACAGTGTCTCCTCTGGGGTGACAGTCTCCCTTACACATAGTGTCTCCTCTGGGGTGACTGTCTCCTCTACACACAGTGTCTCCTCTGGGGTGACAGTCTCTCTTACACATAGTATCTCCTCTGGGTCAGCTTCCTCTTCTGAGTTCAAGGTCTCTTCTACATAGAGCACATCATCAGTATCACCTGTGGTTCCAAGGTAGAAAATATCCTCTAAGTTGACATCCCCCTGTAGGGACAGAGTCATCTCTGGGTTCAGGACCTCTTCCCCTTGTAggaattcagatttcttctcttgGAGTGAAGCATTGTCCTCTGCCCCTGAATCCCTGCAAAAGAAAATTCTGAGGTCTGTGGAAAGCCAGAGAGAGGATGGGACTTTATGTATAAGAGTAGTTTCTCAGACTTTGGTAatgtttctctctgactctctctctctctctctctctctctctctctctctctctctctctcacacacacacacacacacacacacacacacacacacagaatcatattctccctctctctccccttccccttcactTCCTAAAGTGATTCCTTGAAAGTTCAAAACCCCCTAGGGAAGCTGTGACAGCCAGTTTGTCTGGGTACACTCACCAGAAAAAGGTGACAAGAAGACACTGGATGgaactcttttctttctaaagaCTCTTTAAGATCTAAATAAACTGCCCATACAGTAAAGTATTTCATAGAATGTTATGAGCCCAATGGAACTTCATTCAATGCCCTAGTTTTCCAGATTAgcaaactgagacttagagaaggGGAATGATGTGCATGAGGTTATATAGTAAGTGGAATAACTGGGAtagagtttcaaattttctaacTCCAAAGTCACTGCTCTTTGCATTACACCATATCTCTGTCTTTCTAAGATTCAAGCTTAAGATTTGTAGTTAGGGCGTTAAATCTTTACCATTTATACTCCAAATTCCTCATAAAGGTCCTTCTTGTTTCTTACCATGGTAGCCTAAATCCTTCTGGAGAACTCCCTTGAAACCCTTTCTCTGCCCTCAAAGTGGAGGCCCAACAGGTTTTTTGGTTAGATCTGTAATTTCCCAGAATCTTCCAACTGGAAggatccaaccccttcattttatagatgaagaagaaaaaggaatgatttGATTAGTCATACACTAACTGGTAAATAGTTCGAACTGGAACTCAGGACTGCGGTTCCCTCCTGTCTCTGTTCTAATATGCCAAATAGGCCACTTcaattttagagaaaattgtCTGGATTCAGAATAcgttttggaattgccttgtttACTCCTGAAGCACTTTAGGAAGGAACAggacttaggggaaaaaaatgacccTCATACCTCTTTTAAACATTTGTGCCTTTTAACAGAAATGTATCTCAGTGATCAGTGTTGTAGCTTGAACGGCAAACTGGCTCTCCTCACTCATTCCTCAACTCCCTTCCTTGCTCAGCTGTGAAATCATTAAAACtgattttaatgtttaatttccCACCTCAAGATATAGTCCTTTGCAGAGTGGGCATTTGATAGGTGGcaagtgaatagagtgctggacctggaatcagaagattttatctttctgaattcagatcaaGCCTCAGCTACTTACTTGCTGGGTGACTCTGGtaaagtcacttcatcctgtttgcctcagtttcctcatctgtaaaatgagctggagaaagaaatggcaaagcactatctctgccaagaaaaccccaaatgggatcataaagaatcagataggacaaatgactgaacaacaaattggAATGATAAGGAAAGACTCTGATGTCACTGGTAGAAAGAACAGCGTTTTCACTGCATTTTAGTCTTAGATAATTGTCTAAGCTAAAATactgagaagttaagggacttacttagggtcacactGCCAAAATGTGTCAGAGGTTGGGCTTCCTGGCTCCTCAACTGTTTTCTACACCTTTACTGATTCATTCCTTCTACATCATGAAAGCTTATGGATTATCTGCTGCTTGTTTGGAATTTACATTGTCCAAGAGTTCTCCCTTTCTGTCATTAATGGAGTGATCATTAAGAGATGACTGGATTAGCTTCCAATTCTTCAATTCAATCTCCTGTCACTTGGCAGGGGTGTCTCAAGGATGGATGAACCCTTTAGGGACTTGACTTCTTTATACAAAAGGAGGATACAGAAAAGCTTTTTACACAGTTGCTCCCTCCTCTCTAAAGAAACAGGTCCAACTTTGGAGAAAGGACAGGATTGTGGGAGGCTTCTGAGAGGTGAGGAAGAGCTTAGTTGGGACTTCAGAGTATGACCCCAGGATTCATTTGGACCACAGAGATTCTCCTTCTTCCCAGCCCCCTGCCTTGTCCTTAGGagattttttaccttttaagattgtgtgtgtgtgtgtccagatGCTGGCTGTTGTGTGCCCTGACAAGGGGTATGGGGAGGAAACTGTGTGCAAGTATGAATGTGTCTCTATTGCCAATTTTATCTTTCAGCCCAGGAGAAAGCCAGGCCACCCAGTTCACTCAATCCTCACCTCTCAGAGCCATGGCATTCTGGGACTTTAGCTGGCTGAGGAGTGAGGGGGAAGGGAATAGTTAAAACCTGTTAGAAAATCCCTCTCCGCAGGTAGAAATCAAGCTCTGTCCTGTCTTCCCACCTCAAGACAAAGAAGCCCCCCAGAACCACAAGCTGTGTGATCCCCCCACACCCACTCTTTTAACATCGGCCAAGAACCAAGAGGCCAAGTGCAGGGCCACAGCAGAACTCAGGGCTTTGGGGTCACTACTTTTTTTTATGAAAGACAGGGTGGTGGGGGGAGATGGAAAAGACCCTTGAAGACAATATGAGGTCGGATATTTGCCTTTCCTGCATTCTCTGTATTTGATGATTCACACCTACTGGAAAAGGACTGATTCCTTTTGGGGGAGAGGTCCCCCAAACTAGCACAAGAGAACTGAATCCCgaatacacacacgcacacacagacGCCTCCGGACTAGGCTGGCCTGGACGCTCCTGCCCTCAGTTGAGTTTTCCGTTTTCTCGACCCCCAACCCGAAGCAAGGCGCTGGGGAGCCATTCAGGCAGCCCTGCCCATCCTTACGTTCTGGGCGGGGCCTGGTATTTAACGGATCGGGTGAGATCTTGGGGTATTGTGGGGTGAGGGGCACGTGGAGAAGGGGCGAAGGAATGGGAAGAAGTTTGAGAGAAACCAGCAGGTTGTGTTAGTCCCTTCCCCAGCCCGGTCTCAATCCCGCGGACCCCTCCCCAAAGCCGGGCGGGGCTGGGCGGGTGCGGCAGACCCTTCCCACCGGCCAGTCCTACCTCTCCAGCCCAGCGGCTCCGGCTCCTTCCCCGCAGGGGCCGCCCTCCCGGGGCTCCTCCGCGCTGGCCATGGCTGGGAGGGTCTCATGGAAAGCTGCAGCCCCGGGTTATTAATATCCCGGCCAGAGCCTCGCCTCGCCGCCAGCTGCAATACCAGCTTGCAGCCCAAGACACCGGATCCCTCCCGAGCTCCCCGCCCCCCGGCGGCGCGCCCACTTGGCTCTCGCCTTTGGCCTCGGGCCCAGGGGGCGGAGAGAAGCGGCCCTAGACCGGTCAGCCGGCCCTGCCTAGTGCCGCCTGCCCCCGGTGGGCGGGGAATGTGGGGGAAGAGCCCCTGGGCTGGGGGCTCCTTAGCCTGGAGGCTGGGTCCGGACTGACTCACAGACtcatagaactggaaggtaccttagagatCGTCTCTAAGGAGTCCCTttggaaaaacacacacacacacacacacacacacacacacacacaaagcacctcatttttacagaaactCGTGCCACTGGCATGAGGAAGAGTGCCCCAGATCGCTCGCCAAGGCAGTGGCAGAGTCACAATTAGAACGGGGCTCCCTGTCTCCCAATTCAACAGTCTTTTCTCTACACTGCCACCTCCTTCTCTCCACTTCCTACGCTGGATGGGGAACGTCGGGGAAGGAGGACCCGACTGCTGGTGCAGGAGAACAGGAAGGGCTGGCCCGGATCCGTGCCCCATTCCCGCTCCCTCTCACacccctctctccatccctccccgCTCAGAGCTCCGCTCATGGGCGCAATACTTCCCCATCGGCGGATCCCTGAGGGGGGAGGGGTACCACCGccctctcccaccccacccccaactctgTGACCAATTAAGAGCTCTCTCCGACCTGCTAGATAAGGCTGAAATGGCAAATGCTGATGAGCCGACTGATGCCAAAGACACCTTGGCACCCAGCCCTGAACTTGAGTGACCCTCTCAGACGGTTTGCCTTGGAGGGTGCTGTTTAGATGCAGATTGGAGTGGGTCCTTTCCAGCCTTGATCCTGTGGTTTTCCTTATACAGTCCAGGCCATCTCTGCAGGTTCTGCTCTATCTGGCCACGGGACCCAGATGGCTcgggaggggaaagtgaggcaggtcaCCTTGCACAGttccactgaaatccaattcacttgcatgtcatggcctcacctccctgatgtcatggttgtctttgagaatgaagggcaaacaatagCATCACTCCAATAAATATCTCTCACAGCCTTAGCTGTGGTAAATCGGGGATGGCTGAGGAGAGtggattttccccattttctactTCATAGCTCAAACCCAAAGATACCTTGGGCATCATCCTGCGCTGTGCCCTGATTTTGAGACCCAGCCATGTTAAAtgccttgtccagagtcacaccaTAGACAAAACTTGATgttgtggaaagaacactggacttagagtcagtGGATCTGGTTTTGATTacgtttctgttttggccagaaagcGAGGGTCCAGTGCCCTcccctattttatcttttttatttttattattattattattttggactAAATAAAAGAGGGcattctctgtctcatttcttacctccccttaatcactgaatgggtgtggcccCAGTTAAAcagatctgttgaagaccttagccttaaaaaggccaaggacTCCCACTGCAGCTGGTACCCTCCcgtcatcctgatctctatctgacCACttgacccagatgactctggaaaagaaactgaaaatggtGACTTTATACAACCCTCCATCACTTCAACCCAATCTCcgtcctcttcaagaaagaaggacgAGCAGCAATAACATGGATGAGGATGTATGGCTGAGAGACCCAAAAACATGTCTCCATGTAATTGAAaataagtttgtttgtttttcaactgTCTCCCTATCTTGCCCAGACTGAAAGTGCAGCTGTCACTCACAAGACCAGTCCCACTTCTGATGGGCAGGGAAGCTTTGACTTACTCTATTTCTGGTTTGCCCCTCCTTAGGCATGTTGGCAGCTTACCAGTCTAGTAGCTGTTCTCTCCAGATGACCACTCTATATTGGTCCTAGATTCCTATGGACATCTACTTGGCCTTTGTGCTGTTGCAGTTCAAAACTCCCAAGCTCAAATAATCCACCAGCTCCAGACTCCCTTGGAAGGGATTACCAAAGGGCCACACACATGAACCTGAAAATTAGTGTTTTGAAAAGGGCAATGGAGAGACACAAAGTGAGTGTGAGATGGTTTCATTATGTAAAAAAGAACTTTACAGAAAACTGGAGTGAAGGATATCATTAGGAAAATGTATATTTGGGATGGGGAGAAGTTTATGTTTAGGATAAGAGAGAAAAGTGAATGGCACTGGTAATCCATTGGTATTCTTAAAATGTCAGGAAAAAGCCAAGAAGACTTCTAGAATGGTGGACAGTCCCACTGTGATGGACTTATGGGTAGTGTTTTGCATTGTAAGAATATCCAACTCAGTGAGATCATAAGTCTGTTCAGGTGTATGAATATGAACTAAGGATGAATAAAGAaagtagaactagaaaatataCACACTTGCTTCGTTGACATTGatgaaaataactataaaataaaattctacaaaCTCACAGAAACTAAAATCACTGATCTCAGTCTcatagaagagaaggaaatatatattcCATCATTCTGTACTCCTTTGTTAGTTGGGTTTTGACTATATTTGACTTTTTACaaggaaaaattgggaatggGGGAAGAATGCCATATTGGCAAATAtttaaatacacaaatatttctTTGATCTCAGTTCAGGAGAATCCTCCAACAAGGCAAAACCCAACTCACTCATGCCTACCCTTTGTCTTACCTCACCTCAAAAGTTAGTCATAGGGGGCAGTTaagtggagcaatggatagagcatcagccctgagaaatcaagaggatctgagttcaaatgtgacctcagacacttaatacttcccagctgtgtgaccctgggcaagtaacttaaccccagttgccccGGGGGAAGAAAAAGTCACAGAGAGTAGATATTAGATTATCACCTGTCAGAATTCATGCCTCAGGGACAAGTTAGAATACATGGCCTGAGTCTTCTTCTCTAGCCATTTTGGTGAGTGGCAGATGGGATTTAGTGTTTAGccaagtttatattcatttctctgTCTACACAAATGAGGTCTAATGGATTTTAAAAGACTGACATGATCCCAACAAAGCCCATCACCCTTACTTCCTCTTTCAGGGAATGAATTGCCCATATGCACCTGAAAGTTGAATTGTCCCACCAGGACTGGTGAGAGGCTTGTTTTGAACCAGCCACACTTTCTCACTTGTCCTCCTTGTCACTGAGGGGATGTTGAAATCTGAAGTTCCCTCATTGAccactcttttctgtttttcttacctTTGTCTTGCTTTTATTCCTCCCAATACATATTCTTTACTCTCATAATCcctctattcttcctttttctctcactgAATTTATTTTGACTTCaattcccctctcctccctcaccCCTATGGCTAGCCACTTCTTTAATTCCCTGTTCTCTTTCCTTGAACATTTTGTTTCCCTCCTATTCTGCAACTTCTATACTGTTAACCCTTGGCCCTACATAGCTCCAGCTAAGTACAGCTGGAGGAAGTCACTAAATCATGCTGACATATCCATTAGGAATTTGAGTCTCTCCTCTCAGGCCCTCATCACTGCATGGTGATCTGTTTATTCATCATTTACAAAATCCTCATCATATTCTCTACAGCAGCCATTCCAAATGCATCTCAGACCCCAGTTTtactcccctcctctctctctttgagCAGTGTCTTTGCTAGCCACTGTAATGAGACAATCAAAGTCATCTTATATGGGATTTCGAAttcccatctttccctcctcTGAATCTCTCAAAACCCTcaccccttctctccttttctcatctCAGAGGACAAGATATCCTTCcttcttgacagaaaaaaaaaaagaaaaagtttaattcCCTCTCCTGTACCTTGGATTCTATCTTTTTCTGCCAGCTCCAGGTCTATGCTCCATcaatcattctttctctttttctcttgtttcaGTATCTTTCACTATGACTCCTTCCTCTCAGTCTACAAGCGTTCTCAGGTCTTCTTTATtctaaaatcaaattcaaaacaaaagcaaataaacaaacacactGAACCTCCTTGATCCTACCGCTTCTTCAAGCTATTGGTCTatgtccctccttccctttactgGCAAACTTCTAGTTGCCTTCTCCAATTTACTGATCccatattctcttcctcctcagtaTCTTGTCATACAGCTTCTGTCTTCACTGATGGAAAAAAGTTTGTtgttcaaaggaattaatggctTCCTTGATACTAAAACAAATGGCGTACCTCTCCATCAAACCTGGTCAGACTGCTATCTTCCTCGAACTCTCTGCAGCATTTAACATAGcctccttctttaaaaaaaaaaaaaaaaaaaaaaaaagtttgtttttatattttgttcttgcATCACTTACATTTCTTAATGTATCAATAGAGAGGTGGGTAATTATAGGTGGTTAATAGGTATACTCTCTTTGTTGGTTGTGTTCCCCTTTCAGAGACccattttaacaaagaatttttcaaaAGGTGAAGAAGGATAACCTGGAAAATCTTCCATGAGCtcctgcaaaatgaaatgtactatgtacaaagtaattgcaatgttgtgggatgatcagctgtgaatgactttgctgttctcagcaatacagtgatccaagactattcggaaggacttatgatgaaaaatactatctgtacctagagaagaaactgattgtatctgaatacagattgaagcatatttttaaaatatatatataattttcttaaggttttcttttctttctttctttctttctttctttctttttttttttttttggatgggagAGATCATAgagatctattttctttc
Encoded here:
- the SYNC gene encoding syncoilin isoform X2 translates to MASAEEPREGGPCGEGAGAAGLERDSGAEDNASLQEKKSEFLQGEEVLNPEMTLSLQGDVNLEDIFYLGTTGDTDDVLYVEETLNSEEEADPEEILCVRETVTPEETLCVEETVTPEETLCVRETVTPEETLCVKETVTPENTLHLREEVTPEETLYVREMVIPEETLHLREEVTPEETLHEVERVDAEETPNAEETNAPGEKAHCEENLASKENLRVEDSLSPEELELLECRFQQCIEAVAQLEEERDSLIHELVLLREPVLQEVQKVHQDILVAYKLHAQGELECDGLREEIRVVKQKLFKVTKECVACQYQLECRQQEVAQFAACQDELTARVAQLSEELTQLKDTCEKQKGHFRQQLEAPRGQGDSHFLQESRRLSAEFESFMAESRQGLEEEYEPQLMRLLERKDAGAKALQKTQAEIQGMKETLRPLQAEARQLRLQNRNLEDQILLVRQKRDEDVKQYREQMEEMEDSQRQLKSRVQLQEQKNKEMEELRISLTEELSIYKSCLEIYGRLCNPETKDKTS
- the SYNC gene encoding syncoilin isoform X1, which translates into the protein MASAEEPREGGPCGEGAGAAGLERDSGAEDNASLQEKKSEFLQGEEVLNPEMTLSLQGDVNLEDIFYLGTTGDTDDVLYVEETLNSEEEADPEEILCVRETVTPEETLCVEETVTPEETLCVRETVTPEETLCVKETVTPENTLHLREEVTPEETLYVREMVIPEETLHLREEVTPEETLHEVERVDAEETPNAEETNAPGEKAHCEENLASKENLRVEDSLSPEELELLECRFQQCIEAVAQLEEERDSLIHELVLLREPVLQEVQKVHQDILVAYKLHAQGELECDGLREEIRVVKQKLFKVTKECVACQYQLECRQQEVAQFAACQDELTARVAQLSEELTQLKDTCEKQKGHFRQQLEAPRGQGDSHFLQESRRLSAEFESFMAESRQGLEEEYEPQLMRLLERKDAGAKALQKTQAEIQGMKETLRPLQAEARQLRLQNRNLEDQILLVRQKRDEDVKQYREQMEEMEDSQRQLKSRVQLQEQKNKEMEELRISLTEELSIYKAMLPKKSEQLEAPTPAGSGTETQSQGAV